One window of Alkaliphilus metalliredigens QYMF genomic DNA carries:
- a CDS encoding response regulator transcription factor, whose amino-acid sequence MGYRYRSNAEDTYRKTKEGGNMITLLLVDDENMMKEYIKFIIKEEDMEIAVFEASNGLEAVEKAKQLQPNLILMDIKMPHMDGLEATEMIKKEVPLTKIVFLTAYDKFDYAQKALRLGAYDYLLKPISPEDFKGLINKILAESHQNQGDVQNTTTLAPEDHVIKGAKEYIEDNYSEKIQLKDVANHVGLSPTYFSKFFKRKTQMNFSIYLNMARIEKAKELMRETTLTLNEISYRVGYEDLSYFSIVFQKYEASTPSDYRRRDMTK is encoded by the coding sequence ATGGGGTATCGGTACAGAAGTAATGCTGAAGATACCTATAGAAAGACAAAAGAAGGTGGAAATATGATAACGCTACTTCTCGTGGACGATGAAAATATGATGAAGGAGTACATCAAGTTTATTATTAAAGAAGAAGATATGGAAATAGCGGTATTTGAGGCCTCCAATGGATTAGAAGCAGTGGAGAAGGCTAAACAATTGCAACCTAATCTGATTTTAATGGATATTAAAATGCCCCATATGGATGGGTTAGAGGCTACTGAAATGATAAAGAAGGAAGTACCACTCACCAAAATCGTGTTTTTAACAGCCTATGATAAATTCGATTATGCACAAAAAGCCCTCAGATTAGGTGCTTATGATTATTTGTTAAAACCCATATCACCTGAAGATTTTAAAGGTTTAATCAATAAAATACTTGCAGAAAGCCATCAAAATCAAGGAGATGTACAGAATACCACAACGCTAGCTCCCGAAGACCATGTGATCAAAGGCGCAAAGGAATATATAGAGGACAATTATAGTGAAAAAATACAGCTAAAGGATGTGGCAAATCATGTGGGGTTGAGTCCTACCTATTTTTCAAAGTTCTTTAAACGAAAAACCCAGATGAATTTTTCTATTTACTTAAATATGGCTAGGATAGAGAAGGCAAAAGAGCTTATGAGAGAGACTACCTTAACATTAAATGAAATTTCCTATCGGGTTGGATATGAAGATCTAAGCTATTTCAGTATCGTATTTCAAAAATATGAAGCAAGTACACCCAGTGATTATCGAAGAAGAGATATGACAAAATAA
- a CDS encoding PocR ligand-binding domain-containing protein yields the protein MKKEKPIDYRGIRPVKQYFEWGTVKWLHEPEDVNEGKMMVGHVMFLPNTNQMNHLHTGDEQILYALTGKGIHWVDGKEYPLSSGKVYHIPPYVEHAVKNLSDDPLEMIIVYNASSLNYSEVLPPVEFSKRYAIDNMKEILDLRILQKVQDKFADASQLAIVIEDDKGEIITKPSNPSMLCQIRCSNKEDCRLNSKELSTNRMETKVINCCLDLFRVHTPIFLGDTYIGSISCGPVLLNDPSDTAINTLEKEIEEGLDAKALEDYLNIRRLTKGRLHAIMESLMTMSHFIVETSINNLAQKELHQKTIQMLEENKKKIELENALNAAKMEILQSQLSPHFLFNTLSVIGELAYMQGAKEAAETTFALSKLLRTSLKKSEELIKVREEVDYIKDYLFIQKKRFQDLQTEIDIEKSVLDVEIPFMALQLLVENAITHGFESAGKKVTITIRGRSQGKYVFLRVIDNGSGIKEEVLKRLFLKDSTIKQGTGIGIVNLEERLSYYYGEDFLFNIDSQWGIGTEVMLKIPIERQKKVEI from the coding sequence ATGAAAAAAGAGAAACCAATAGACTATAGAGGAATAAGACCAGTAAAGCAATATTTTGAATGGGGTACTGTCAAGTGGCTTCATGAGCCTGAAGATGTAAATGAAGGCAAGATGATGGTGGGACATGTTATGTTTCTACCTAATACAAATCAAATGAATCATCTTCACACTGGAGATGAACAAATATTATATGCCCTTACTGGAAAGGGTATTCATTGGGTTGATGGCAAGGAATATCCCTTGTCTTCTGGAAAGGTCTATCATATTCCTCCCTATGTAGAGCATGCTGTAAAAAACCTCAGTGATGATCCTTTAGAAATGATCATTGTCTATAATGCCAGTAGTTTGAACTATAGTGAAGTACTACCTCCAGTAGAATTTTCAAAAAGGTATGCAATCGATAATATGAAAGAAATTCTGGATTTAAGAATACTACAAAAGGTGCAAGACAAATTTGCAGACGCCTCTCAGCTTGCTATTGTCATAGAGGATGATAAAGGTGAAATCATTACAAAGCCCAGCAATCCTTCAATGCTTTGTCAGATAAGGTGTAGCAATAAAGAAGACTGTCGATTAAATAGTAAAGAGCTCTCTACTAATCGGATGGAAACCAAGGTAATCAATTGCTGCTTAGACCTATTTAGGGTTCATACCCCAATATTTCTAGGAGATACCTATATAGGCAGCATAAGCTGTGGTCCTGTCCTTTTAAATGATCCCTCTGATACCGCAATAAATACCTTGGAAAAAGAGATTGAAGAGGGATTAGATGCTAAAGCCCTAGAGGATTATCTAAACATACGAAGACTGACTAAAGGTCGTCTTCATGCCATTATGGAGTCGCTGATGACCATGAGTCATTTTATTGTGGAAACCAGTATCAACAATTTAGCACAAAAAGAGCTGCATCAGAAGACGATACAGATGTTAGAGGAGAATAAAAAGAAAATAGAGCTGGAAAATGCGCTGAATGCAGCAAAAATGGAGATACTTCAATCCCAGTTAAGTCCTCATTTTCTATTTAACACACTAAGTGTGATAGGAGAGCTAGCCTATATGCAGGGAGCAAAGGAGGCCGCAGAAACCACCTTTGCACTTTCAAAACTCCTTAGAACAAGTCTGAAGAAATCTGAGGAATTAATAAAAGTAAGAGAAGAAGTAGACTATATAAAGGATTACTTATTTATACAGAAAAAACGCTTCCAGGATTTGCAGACGGAAATTGACATAGAAAAAAGTGTGTTGGATGTAGAAATTCCCTTTATGGCATTACAGTTATTGGTGGAAAATGCCATCACCCACGGATTTGAAAGTGCTGGTAAAAAAGTAACCATCACAATAAGGGGGAGAAGCCAGGGAAAGTATGTATTTTTAAGGGTTATCGATAATGGTTCTGGTATAAAAGAAGAAGTATTAAAAAGGCTATTTCTTAAAGATAGTACAATAAAACAAGGGACGGGCATCGGAATCGTAAATTTAGAGGAACGGTTATCCTATTATTATGGTGAGGATTTTCTTTTTAATATAGACAGTCAATGGGGTATCGGTACAGAAGTAATGCTGAAGATACCTATAGAAAGACAAAAGAAGGTGGAAATATGA
- a CDS encoding GH36-type glycosyl hydrolase domain-containing protein, translated as MFRSGNRYESDKIVHVQDVLLTPEELQEHAKEAAKIHTTSRNTQSLKYLLKKVDHNFESIASVYNSLNKATKNKQDLSPASEWLLDNFYKVEEQVKEARQNLAKERFLKLQTLDSGYLEGYPRIYGVALEFISHTDGKLDETLLMNFIRAYQSQRVLTIAEIWALSLMIRIALIENIRIICGKIHKNQVQWQKAEETAALQGDDIIKAIKENIELKGRVNFSYIEHLLKIVRREDVDTGEMISYLEMKLEDFNTSIKNLVEEEHKEQASRKIAIGNSITSLNVVATIDWNDIFENLSLVEEVLRRDPSQVYMQLDFDSRDYYRSQIERIANKLKESETRVARKAIKCAQEAEALEENHMGDKKKHVGYYLIDKGRKKLFDYLGHKDVKDTFHQQPLSTYLTPITIITAFIVLMAVMYTQQFVGIEGVGIAILVVLVTFIPATDVAIALTNWFLTHTFRPMFLPRVEYREGLHEEVTTMVVVPTLLPDPERATTLIRQLEVFYLANKESHLYFALAGDYGDGDAVDLPEDKKTIETALLEIKTLNEKYGKEIFYFFHRKRQFCEKQKKWMGWERKRGALMELNELIRGSNETSYTIVSGDINRLKKTKYMLTIDADTQLSIDTAKKLIGIASHPLHKPIIDEEKGIVVEGYGLIQPRIGISIESSSKSFFTRVFGGQGGIDSYTIANSDVYQDLYGTGIFSGKGIYDIDVFQRTLGETIPDHSILSHDLLEGSYVRTGLATDLELIDHFPSKYSAYIMRLHRWVRGDWQLTPWLFSTVKNRRNETIKNPLPALVKWQILDNMRRSISPISILLLFSFGLTIFPGAGLFWIVLGLLAIGIPLLISFFDYIKQRHYKAINERLNADMIVGVKATFYQVLLMLIFLPYQAYMMADAIIRTLHRVFISKENLLEWVTAADVEKSLGNNLEGSIKRMHSSIGIVVILLLAVIFINPYHLIYATIIAMLWGIGPWVAFYISRETEKKIEDVNQEEMQQLRKIARKTWAYYEDFSDEENNYLPPDNYQMYPPNEVAHRTSPTNIGFLLMSILSARDFGYVTTGEMIERFDKTIATVERMDMWRGHLYNWYDTRTLEVLRPYYISTVDSGNFISYLITVKEGLSEYIKKPILDIKFIEGMKDTMLLTDEYENVDIQLLKDLSGAENISLREFSELIRGLNREGAIGETEEKGWKRRLFDMIHSFEKEIEHFFPSLETLKELDVLHVEKYNYSLLELKEMYHGLISGLDKKDGNAFLQKELMAKKQHVEKTMGKMKEIINRIEKIIETAEFRHLYDTKRHLFSIGYNVDEERLTNSYYDLLASEVRTTSYLAIARKEVPKKHWFKLGRAMAIVNGHRGLVSWTGTMFEYFMPYLVMKNYDNTLMDESYATTIKAQQMYCDKKNVPWGISESGYYTFDLALNYQYKAFGIPDIGLKRGLGKDLVVSPYSTFLALSYAPRETMKNIQRLIKEGLEGTYGFYEAIDYTPRSISSDEKPQVVKSFMAHHQGMTFIAIANYLHKNLMQKRFHADPVVQAGEILLQERIPVRLIITKQYKEDIEPVKVDRGYEKVLRTYGVPEGPVPQCHLLSNGRYSVMLSNAGTGYSKMEDLQITRWRQDALTGQYGTHIFIHHLNANKTWTTAYEPIKQEPDGYKVIFSQEKAEFLRTDENIDTHTEIVVSPENDVEIRRVTLRNHGQKDANIEVTSYFEAVIAPQAADLAHPAFSNLFVRTEVIDEYDSLIASRRPREHGQAEKWIFHTVTVDGETSGGLQYETNRKAFIGRGRNISNAIALEQPLTGTKGIILDPIMSLRKTIKVAAGKSVTVSFITGIDETKEKVIKLVKKYHDASSIERSFQLAITRSQVESSYLNLKSTEIKIYQEMISQILFLSPIRRKNEMLLKKNKKSQSGLWAYGISGDIPIVILKMKRMEDIDYVSQLLKAHEYWRSIGLKVDLVILNEDESNYLQPLQQLINEVVSSSQERHMVDQPGGIFIRNGDVIPEEDKILLCTVAKLILDPALGSISKQMVIQEEDIKTIEDTKKFNKGTIQYISENEEIDVDYFNGYGGFSKDGREYIIRLKENVHTPAPWINVVANEKLGFIVTEGGSSFTWAENSRENKLTPWSNDPVSDPSGEVIYMRDEDTGEIWSMTPLPIREKENYTITHGAGYSKFKHHSHGILQELTLFVPAEDPIKINLVKLKNTGGTKRKLTVTYYLKPVLGVNDEVTQQYIITEKEESPGGILIRNPYNSDFPGRIAFAATSENMYSYTCDRQEFIGMQGSLSKPMGLGRERLGNKTGAGYDPCVAIQISLELDENEEKEFVFLFGQGQNIEEVHSMINAYQDLNNSKFALQEIKDYWHRLLGTVKVKTPDLSMDLLLNQWLQYQTIACRLWARSAFYQSGGAYGFRDQLQDAMNAVYTFPEATRQQILLNCRHQFIEGDVQHWWHPGAGDKGIRTRFSDDLLWLPFAVIEYIHNTGDYEILHQEETFLEEEPLKEHEDERYGIPRVSQEKASVYQHCIRAIERGLQFGENGIPLMGSGDWNDGMNTVGNKGKGESVWLGWFMYSILTRFSELCNRMAEEDRGKRYLESAKSIAESIEKNAWDGGWYIRAFYDNGAPLGSSQNTECKIDSLAQSWSIISKGGREDRSQRAMKSVEQYLIKKDEGLILLFTPPFDKSEQEPGYIKGYVPGVRENGGQYTHAATWVIKAFAMTGEGDKAWELFNLINPINHTRTPLEAATYKLEPYVMAADVYAVSPHVGRGGWSWYTGVSGWMYKVGIEDILGLKKNGDRLFIDPCIPKDWKEYSMKYRYQDTDYHIVVKNPNGASSQVKELQMDGKRLQEAYISLINDKVAHRVEVIM; from the coding sequence ATGTTTCGTAGTGGAAATAGATATGAAAGCGATAAAATTGTACATGTGCAGGATGTGTTGTTAACACCTGAGGAACTACAAGAACATGCAAAAGAAGCTGCAAAAATCCACACAACATCACGTAATACCCAATCTCTCAAATACTTATTAAAGAAAGTAGATCATAACTTTGAAAGCATCGCTTCTGTATATAATAGTCTCAATAAAGCGACAAAAAATAAGCAGGATTTATCTCCAGCATCGGAATGGCTTCTTGATAATTTTTATAAGGTAGAGGAGCAAGTAAAAGAGGCAAGACAAAACTTAGCCAAAGAAAGGTTTTTAAAGCTTCAAACATTAGATAGTGGTTATTTAGAGGGATACCCACGGATTTATGGTGTTGCCCTAGAGTTCATTTCCCATACCGATGGAAAATTAGATGAAACCCTGTTAATGAACTTCATTCGTGCCTATCAATCCCAGCGGGTGCTAACCATCGCTGAAATATGGGCACTCTCACTTATGATTCGAATTGCCTTAATAGAAAACATAAGAATAATTTGTGGAAAAATACATAAAAATCAGGTCCAATGGCAGAAAGCAGAAGAAACAGCTGCATTGCAAGGCGATGACATAATCAAAGCCATAAAAGAAAACATTGAATTAAAGGGTAGGGTCAATTTCTCCTATATTGAACATTTACTGAAAATAGTAAGGCGTGAAGATGTGGATACAGGAGAAATGATTAGCTATCTTGAGATGAAATTAGAGGATTTTAATACATCCATCAAAAACCTAGTTGAGGAAGAGCATAAAGAACAAGCATCAAGGAAAATTGCCATTGGAAATTCAATTACAAGTTTAAATGTGGTAGCTACAATAGATTGGAATGATATTTTTGAGAACCTTAGTCTTGTTGAAGAGGTTCTAAGAAGAGATCCTAGTCAAGTTTATATGCAACTGGATTTTGATTCTCGAGATTACTATCGAAGTCAAATTGAAAGGATCGCCAATAAATTAAAGGAATCTGAAACCCGAGTTGCTAGAAAAGCAATTAAATGTGCCCAAGAGGCTGAAGCCCTTGAAGAAAACCATATGGGAGATAAGAAAAAGCATGTAGGTTACTATTTGATTGATAAAGGAAGAAAAAAGTTATTTGATTATTTAGGTCATAAAGATGTAAAAGATACATTTCACCAGCAACCTTTATCAACATATCTAACGCCCATCACCATCATCACAGCCTTCATTGTGTTAATGGCGGTTATGTATACACAACAGTTTGTTGGTATTGAAGGGGTGGGTATCGCCATTTTAGTGGTCCTAGTGACTTTTATACCGGCAACTGATGTTGCCATTGCCTTGACAAATTGGTTTTTGACCCATACATTTCGACCTATGTTTTTACCTAGGGTTGAATATAGGGAAGGACTTCATGAAGAAGTGACTACCATGGTGGTGGTGCCAACCCTACTTCCTGATCCTGAAAGGGCAACGACTTTGATTAGACAGCTAGAGGTATTCTATCTTGCCAATAAAGAAAGTCACCTATACTTTGCCCTAGCAGGAGACTATGGGGATGGAGATGCTGTGGATTTACCAGAGGATAAAAAAACCATAGAAACCGCATTATTGGAAATAAAGACCTTAAATGAAAAGTATGGCAAAGAAATATTTTATTTCTTTCACCGGAAGAGACAATTTTGTGAAAAACAAAAGAAGTGGATGGGATGGGAGCGAAAAAGAGGCGCTTTAATGGAATTAAATGAATTGATTAGAGGCTCTAATGAAACCTCCTACACCATTGTTTCAGGTGATATCAATAGGCTTAAAAAGACAAAATACATGCTTACCATTGATGCTGATACCCAGCTGTCAATTGACACCGCCAAAAAATTGATTGGCATTGCATCCCATCCTTTACATAAACCTATCATTGATGAAGAAAAAGGGATTGTTGTGGAGGGCTATGGTTTAATTCAACCAAGGATCGGAATTAGTATTGAAAGCAGTAGTAAATCCTTTTTTACAAGGGTATTTGGTGGACAAGGAGGCATTGATTCTTACACAATCGCCAACTCAGATGTATATCAGGATTTGTATGGGACAGGAATTTTTTCAGGGAAAGGCATCTATGATATTGATGTATTCCAAAGAACCTTGGGGGAGACCATACCAGATCATAGCATATTAAGTCATGATCTGTTGGAAGGGAGTTATGTTCGCACAGGATTGGCCACTGATCTTGAGTTAATCGATCATTTTCCATCAAAGTACAGTGCCTACATCATGCGACTACATCGATGGGTAAGAGGTGATTGGCAGCTGACACCTTGGTTATTTTCCACTGTAAAAAATCGTAGAAATGAAACCATAAAAAACCCCCTACCTGCCCTTGTAAAGTGGCAGATACTAGATAATATGAGGAGAAGTATATCACCCATCAGTATTTTATTATTGTTTTCATTTGGTTTGACTATTTTCCCAGGGGCAGGGCTTTTCTGGATCGTGCTAGGGCTTTTAGCTATTGGGATCCCTTTGTTAATTAGTTTTTTTGATTATATAAAACAACGACACTATAAAGCAATTAATGAAAGACTAAATGCCGACATGATTGTTGGGGTGAAGGCTACTTTTTATCAAGTTTTACTAATGCTTATATTTTTACCTTATCAAGCCTACATGATGGCAGATGCCATTATTAGGACACTTCATAGGGTATTTATTTCTAAGGAAAATCTACTGGAGTGGGTTACGGCAGCTGATGTGGAGAAAAGCCTTGGAAATAACTTAGAGGGCTCAATAAAACGGATGCACAGTTCAATAGGTATCGTTGTGATCCTCTTATTAGCTGTCATTTTTATTAACCCCTATCATCTCATTTACGCAACGATTATCGCAATGCTCTGGGGTATAGGACCCTGGGTTGCCTTCTATATTAGTAGAGAGACCGAGAAAAAAATAGAAGATGTAAACCAAGAAGAAATGCAACAATTACGAAAAATCGCAAGAAAAACATGGGCTTACTATGAAGATTTTTCTGATGAAGAAAACAATTACCTTCCTCCGGATAACTACCAGATGTATCCTCCTAATGAGGTAGCCCATAGAACATCACCAACAAATATCGGTTTTCTTTTGATGTCAATTTTATCTGCAAGGGATTTTGGCTATGTAACCACTGGTGAAATGATAGAAAGATTTGATAAAACCATAGCCACTGTAGAGCGGATGGATATGTGGAGGGGACATCTTTATAATTGGTATGATACCAGGACCCTAGAGGTGTTAAGACCCTATTATATCTCCACTGTAGACAGTGGCAATTTCATAAGTTATTTAATAACAGTAAAAGAGGGATTAAGTGAATATATTAAAAAACCCATTCTAGATATTAAATTCATTGAAGGCATGAAGGATACCATGTTGTTGACCGATGAATATGAAAATGTAGATATTCAATTATTAAAGGATCTTTCCGGGGCGGAGAATATCTCCTTAAGAGAATTTAGTGAGTTAATTAGAGGTTTAAACAGAGAAGGAGCAATAGGAGAAACAGAGGAAAAAGGATGGAAAAGAAGACTTTTTGATATGATCCACTCCTTTGAAAAGGAAATAGAACATTTTTTCCCCTCATTAGAGACATTAAAAGAGTTAGACGTATTACATGTAGAGAAATATAACTATTCTCTTTTAGAATTAAAAGAGATGTACCATGGTTTAATTTCTGGCCTTGATAAAAAGGATGGAAATGCTTTTTTGCAGAAAGAGCTGATGGCAAAAAAGCAGCATGTTGAAAAAACAATGGGAAAAATGAAAGAGATTATCAATAGAATAGAAAAAATAATAGAAACCGCTGAATTTAGACATTTATATGATACAAAGAGACATTTATTCTCTATTGGCTATAACGTAGATGAAGAGAGACTCACCAATTCCTATTATGACTTACTGGCATCCGAAGTCAGGACAACCAGTTATTTAGCCATAGCCAGAAAAGAAGTACCTAAAAAGCATTGGTTTAAGCTGGGAAGGGCCATGGCTATTGTTAACGGACATCGAGGACTTGTATCCTGGACCGGTACAATGTTTGAATATTTCATGCCTTATTTAGTCATGAAAAATTATGATAATACCCTGATGGACGAAAGCTATGCCACCACCATAAAGGCACAGCAAATGTATTGTGATAAAAAAAATGTGCCCTGGGGGATATCGGAATCTGGGTATTACACATTTGATTTAGCTTTAAATTATCAGTATAAAGCATTTGGCATACCAGACATAGGATTGAAAAGAGGGCTAGGAAAGGATTTAGTTGTTTCACCATATTCTACTTTTTTAGCATTATCCTATGCCCCAAGAGAAACAATGAAGAATATACAACGTCTCATAAAAGAGGGCCTTGAAGGAACATATGGATTTTATGAAGCAATTGATTATACACCTAGAAGTATATCCAGTGATGAAAAACCCCAGGTGGTCAAAAGCTTTATGGCCCATCACCAAGGGATGACTTTTATCGCCATTGCTAACTATTTGCATAAGAATCTCATGCAAAAAAGATTTCATGCTGATCCTGTTGTACAAGCCGGAGAAATATTACTACAGGAAAGAATTCCTGTGAGACTTATTATCACAAAACAATATAAAGAAGACATAGAACCTGTGAAGGTAGATAGAGGCTATGAAAAGGTTTTAAGAACCTATGGTGTGCCAGAGGGACCGGTGCCACAATGTCATCTTCTTTCTAATGGAAGATATTCTGTTATGCTAAGTAATGCAGGAACAGGATATAGTAAAATGGAGGATCTTCAAATTACCAGATGGCGACAGGATGCTCTGACAGGACAATATGGAACCCATATTTTTATACATCATCTCAATGCCAATAAAACATGGACAACAGCCTATGAACCGATAAAGCAGGAACCTGATGGCTATAAGGTGATTTTTTCACAAGAAAAAGCAGAATTTCTTCGTACAGATGAAAACATAGATACCCATACAGAAATTGTTGTTTCACCTGAAAATGATGTGGAAATTAGAAGGGTTACCTTGAGAAATCACGGTCAGAAAGATGCAAACATAGAGGTCACCAGCTACTTCGAAGCAGTGATAGCGCCACAGGCAGCAGACCTTGCCCACCCTGCCTTCAGCAATTTGTTTGTTCGTACAGAAGTAATTGATGAATATGATAGCCTGATTGCCTCTAGAAGACCAAGAGAGCATGGACAAGCAGAAAAATGGATTTTTCATACTGTGACTGTTGATGGAGAAACCAGTGGGGGGCTTCAATATGAAACCAATAGAAAGGCTTTTATTGGTAGAGGCAGAAATATTTCAAATGCCATTGCCCTAGAACAACCCTTGACAGGCACAAAGGGAATTATATTAGATCCCATTATGAGTCTGAGAAAAACCATCAAAGTAGCAGCAGGAAAATCCGTAACTGTGTCCTTTATCACTGGTATTGATGAAACAAAGGAAAAAGTAATAAAGCTAGTGAAAAAATATCATGATGCTTCTTCCATTGAACGTTCATTTCAATTAGCCATCACACGAAGTCAGGTGGAGAGTAGTTACTTAAACTTGAAATCAACTGAAATAAAGATATACCAAGAAATGATTTCTCAAATATTGTTCTTAAGCCCAATCAGAAGAAAAAATGAAATGCTATTAAAGAAAAATAAAAAGTCTCAATCCGGTCTTTGGGCATATGGAATTTCAGGGGATATACCCATTGTCATACTAAAAATGAAACGGATGGAGGATATTGACTATGTCAGTCAGTTGTTAAAGGCCCATGAGTATTGGAGAAGCATTGGATTGAAGGTAGATCTAGTGATATTAAATGAGGATGAAAGTAACTATTTACAACCCTTGCAGCAATTGATCAATGAGGTGGTATCTTCTAGTCAGGAAAGACATATGGTGGATCAACCTGGAGGTATTTTCATTAGAAATGGGGATGTGATTCCTGAAGAGGATAAAATATTATTATGTACAGTGGCTAAGTTGATTCTCGATCCAGCCCTAGGTTCAATCAGCAAGCAAATGGTTATCCAAGAGGAAGACATAAAAACCATTGAGGATACAAAAAAATTCAACAAAGGTACCATACAATATATAAGCGAGAATGAAGAGATAGACGTAGATTACTTCAATGGCTATGGGGGCTTCAGTAAGGATGGAAGGGAATATATCATTAGATTAAAGGAAAATGTTCATACCCCGGCTCCATGGATCAATGTGGTTGCAAACGAAAAACTTGGTTTCATCGTGACTGAAGGCGGGTCTAGCTTTACTTGGGCAGAAAACAGTAGAGAAAACAAATTAACACCATGGTCAAATGATCCTGTTTCAGACCCATCTGGAGAAGTCATTTATATGAGAGATGAGGATACGGGAGAGATCTGGTCAATGACCCCCTTGCCCATTAGAGAAAAAGAAAACTACACAATAACCCATGGGGCTGGTTATTCCAAATTCAAGCACCATAGTCATGGGATCTTACAGGAGCTGACACTATTTGTACCTGCTGAGGATCCTATCAAAATTAATTTAGTGAAGCTTAAAAACACCGGTGGTACAAAAAGAAAGTTAACGGTCACCTACTATTTAAAGCCAGTACTAGGAGTAAATGATGAAGTGACCCAACAATATATCATTACAGAAAAGGAAGAAAGCCCAGGGGGAATTCTCATCAGAAATCCTTATAATTCTGATTTTCCAGGGAGAATTGCCTTCGCTGCTACATCAGAAAATATGTATTCCTATACCTGTGATCGCCAAGAATTCATCGGGATGCAAGGGAGTTTATCCAAGCCTATGGGTCTGGGAAGAGAAAGACTTGGAAATAAAACCGGGGCTGGATATGATCCTTGTGTGGCGATTCAAATTAGCCTTGAGCTTGATGAAAACGAAGAGAAGGAATTTGTGTTTTTATTTGGACAAGGTCAGAATATAGAAGAAGTTCATAGCATGATCAATGCCTATCAAGACTTAAATAATAGTAAATTCGCTTTACAAGAAATAAAGGATTATTGGCATCGCTTACTTGGAACAGTAAAGGTGAAGACACCTGACTTATCCATGGATTTATTGTTGAACCAATGGCTCCAGTACCAGACGATTGCCTGTAGGTTGTGGGCAAGATCTGCCTTTTATCAATCCGGTGGCGCCTACGGATTTAGGGATCAGCTCCAAGATGCTATGAATGCAGTTTATACATTTCCTGAAGCCACAAGGCAGCAGATTTTACTCAATTGTAGGCATCAATTTATAGAAGGAGATGTACAGCATTGGTGGCATCCAGGGGCAGGAGATAAAGGAATTCGAACACGGTTTTCCGATGATCTATTATGGCTACCCTTTGCGGTAATCGAATATATACACAACACAGGGGATTATGAGATTTTACATCAAGAAGAGACATTCCTAGAGGAGGAGCCTTTAAAAGAGCATGAGGATGAAAGGTATGGCATACCTAGGGTATCACAGGAGAAAGCCTCGGTATACCAGCATTGCATAAGGGCCATTGAGAGAGGTCTGCAATTCGGAGAGAATGGGATACCACTGATGGGCTCTGGAGACTGGAACGATGGCATGAATACAGTAGGCAACAAAGGAAAGGGAGAAAGTGTGTGGTTAGGGTGGTTCATGTACTCTATTTTAACTAGATTTTCAGAGTTATGTAATCGAATGGCAGAAGAAGATAGAGGGAAAAGATATCTGGAATCTGCAAAAAGCATTGCTGAGTCTATAGAAAAGAATGCATGGGACGGTGGATGGTACATTAGGGCCTTTTACGATAATGGAGCGCCTTTGGGTTCATCACAAAATACCGAGTGTAAGATTGACTCCCTAGCTCAATCTTGGTCCATCATTTCAAAAGGGGGGCGAGAAGATCGAAGTCAAAGGGCTATGAAATCTGTTGAACAATATCTCATTAAAAAGGATGAGGGGTTGATTCTTCTTTTTACACCGCCCTTTGATAAAAGTGAGCAAGAGCCGGGTTACATCAAGGGTTATGTTCCAGGTGTAAGAGAAAATGGGGGTCAGTATACCCATGCAGCAACCTGGGTTATTAAAGCATTTGCCATGACTGGAGAAGGAGATAAAGCCTGGGAGCTATTTAACCTCATCAACCCCATTAATCATACCAGAACCCCATTAGAAGCCGCCACCTACAAGCTAGAACCCTATGTGATGGCAGCGGATGTATATGCAGTAAGTCCCCATGTAGGAAGAGGAGGCTGGAGTTGGTATACAGGTGTTTCGGGATGGATGTACAAGGTGGGAATTGAAGATATATTAGGCCTCAAGAAAAACGGAGACAGACTCTTTATCGACCCCTGTATTCCAAAGGATTGGAAAGAATACAGCATGAAATATCGTTATCAGGATACGGACTATCATATCGTGGTTAAAAATCCCAATGGAGCAAGTAGCCAGGTAAAAGAGCTGCAAATGGACGGGAAAAGACTTCAGGAAGCATATATTTCACTAATAAATGACAAAGTAGCTCATCGTGTGGAAGTCATCATGTAA